The following are encoded in a window of Haloplanus vescus genomic DNA:
- the hemC gene encoding hydroxymethylbilane synthase, whose product MNTRGTIRLATRGSDLALRQTASVSDRLSARRLDVDVVEVSTRGDEIRDELIHQLGKTGAFVRALDEQVLDGDVDAAVHSMKDMPTESPPELVVAGVPERAPAGDVLVTPDGSELDGLPEGAVVGTSSLRRGAQLRRERPDLQVEPLRGNVDTRVEKLLGPELQREHQRRLDAEDEDEGEHPDAFDQSVEDWFDGLTELERRAMERDPDVEYDAIVLAESGLQRSGLLDTVPTTRLPTESFVPAPGQGAIAVTARADGDAMETIRELVDDPVTRVATTVERTVLAELGGGCIAPIGVHALVQGEYVQVAVQVLSLDGTEVIERTADLPITDHADAAADLAADLREAGAADLIDQAREEAEE is encoded by the coding sequence ATGAACACGCGCGGGACGATTCGGCTAGCGACGCGCGGGTCCGACCTCGCCCTCCGCCAGACGGCGAGCGTCAGCGACCGCCTCTCCGCCCGACGCCTCGACGTCGACGTGGTCGAGGTGTCGACCCGCGGTGACGAGATTCGCGACGAACTCATCCACCAACTCGGGAAGACGGGCGCGTTCGTGCGCGCACTCGACGAACAGGTGCTCGACGGCGACGTGGACGCCGCGGTCCACTCGATGAAAGACATGCCCACGGAGTCGCCGCCGGAACTGGTCGTCGCGGGCGTGCCCGAGCGAGCGCCCGCGGGCGACGTACTGGTGACGCCGGACGGAAGCGAACTCGACGGACTGCCCGAGGGCGCCGTTGTCGGCACCTCGTCGCTCCGTCGCGGGGCGCAACTGCGCCGCGAGCGCCCGGACCTGCAGGTCGAACCCCTGCGGGGCAACGTCGACACGCGCGTCGAGAAGTTGCTCGGGCCGGAACTGCAACGCGAACACCAGCGCCGCCTCGACGCGGAGGACGAAGACGAGGGCGAACACCCGGACGCCTTCGACCAGTCGGTCGAAGACTGGTTCGACGGTCTGACCGAACTGGAGCGGCGCGCGATGGAGCGTGACCCCGACGTGGAGTACGACGCCATCGTCCTCGCCGAGTCGGGACTGCAGCGGAGCGGCCTGCTCGACACGGTGCCGACGACGCGACTCCCGACGGAGTCGTTCGTCCCTGCGCCGGGGCAGGGCGCCATCGCGGTGACGGCGCGCGCCGACGGGGACGCGATGGAGACGATTCGCGAACTCGTCGACGACCCGGTGACGCGGGTGGCGACGACAGTCGAGCGGACGGTGCTGGCCGAACTCGGCGGTGGCTGTATCGCCCCCATCGGCGTCCACGCTCTCGTGCAGGGCGAGTACGTCCAGGTTGCGGTGCAGGTGCTCTCCCTCGACGGGACGGAAGTCATCGAACGCACCGCCGACCTGCCGATTACGGACCACGCTGACGCCGCGGCGGACCTCGCGGCCGACCTGCGCGAGGCGGGCGCCGCCGACCTGATCGACCAGGCGCGCGAGGAGGCCGAGGAGTGA
- a CDS encoding single-stranded-DNA-specific exonuclease RecJ: MSQPVPELAERAAACADRLRHADAVLLASHIDADGLTSAAIAATALERAGIPVDVVFERQLDEAAVASIAETDHETVLFTDFGSGQLDIITEYDDAFTPVIADHHQPADAETTYHCNPLLEGINGASELSGAGATYCLARALEDEETDNRDLAALAVVGAVGDMQGGPDGLTGANEGIVAEGVDAGVVREGTDLAMYGRQTRPLPKLLEYASDVRLPGITGDESGAMRFLSDLDIDLREDGEWKRWVDLTAPERQTLASALLKHAVTRGVPSARVDDLVGTTYTLLAETEGTELRDVSEFSTLLNATARYDRADVGLAVCLGDREAALERARTLLRNHRKNLSEGIDLVVEEGVTVEEHLQWFDAGTQIRETIVGIVAGMALGSEGISRDQPIIAFAATEEGEVKVSSRGTHALVREGLDLSAVMREASRSVGGDGGGHDVAAGATIPAGEQAAFVAAADDIVGEQLS, translated from the coding sequence ATGTCTCAGCCCGTCCCCGAACTCGCAGAGCGGGCGGCGGCGTGTGCTGACCGCCTCCGCCACGCCGACGCGGTGTTGCTCGCCTCCCACATCGACGCGGACGGGTTGACGAGCGCCGCCATCGCCGCGACGGCGCTCGAACGCGCCGGGATTCCGGTCGACGTGGTCTTCGAGCGACAACTGGACGAGGCGGCCGTGGCCAGCATCGCCGAGACGGACCACGAGACGGTGCTGTTCACCGACTTCGGGAGCGGTCAGTTGGATATCATCACGGAGTACGACGACGCGTTCACGCCGGTCATCGCCGACCACCACCAGCCCGCGGACGCCGAGACGACGTATCACTGCAACCCGCTGTTGGAGGGGATAAACGGCGCCAGCGAACTCTCGGGAGCGGGGGCAACCTACTGTCTCGCGCGCGCACTCGAAGACGAGGAGACGGACAACCGTGACCTCGCGGCGCTGGCCGTCGTCGGCGCCGTCGGCGACATGCAGGGCGGCCCCGACGGACTCACGGGCGCCAACGAGGGCATCGTCGCGGAGGGCGTCGACGCGGGCGTCGTCCGCGAGGGGACGGACCTCGCGATGTACGGCCGCCAGACGCGCCCGCTCCCAAAGCTGCTGGAGTACGCGAGCGACGTTCGCCTCCCGGGCATCACGGGCGACGAATCCGGAGCGATGCGCTTTCTCTCTGACCTCGACATCGACCTGCGCGAGGACGGCGAGTGGAAGCGGTGGGTCGACCTGACCGCGCCAGAGCGCCAGACGCTGGCTAGCGCCCTCCTCAAACACGCGGTGACTCGCGGCGTGCCGTCGGCCCGCGTCGACGACCTTGTCGGGACGACGTACACGCTCCTCGCGGAGACGGAGGGGACGGAGCTGCGCGACGTGAGCGAGTTCTCGACGCTCCTGAACGCGACGGCGCGCTACGACCGCGCGGACGTTGGATTGGCCGTCTGTCTGGGCGACCGCGAGGCGGCGTTAGAGCGCGCCCGAACCCTCCTCCGGAACCACCGCAAGAACCTCTCGGAGGGCATCGACCTCGTGGTGGAGGAGGGCGTCACCGTCGAGGAGCACCTGCAGTGGTTCGACGCGGGGACGCAGATTCGAGAGACCATCGTCGGCATCGTGGCGGGGATGGCGCTCGGGTCGGAGGGAATCAGTCGCGACCAGCCCATCATCGCCTTCGCCGCCACGGAGGAGGGCGAGGTGAAAGTCTCCTCGCGCGGGACGCACGCGCTGGTCCGCGAGGGCCTCGACCTCTCGGCAGTCATGCGCGAGGCGTCTCGGTCGGTCGGCGGCGACGGCGGCGGACACGACGTGGCCGCGGGCGCGACGATTCCGGCGGGCGAACAGGCGGCGTTCGTCGCGGCGGCCGACGACATCGTCGGGGAGCAGCTCAGCTGA
- a CDS encoding nitrilase-related carbon-nitrogen hydrolase — MSKIPTYNAVGLSPTVWGAEERSDIEKNLDHIHEALSAATWLSGLELPVKLAVLPEGALQGFTDEVRDMDHATYREEIAIDIPGPETDTLAEYAKEFEVYLVASAKEKAPEYDEKFYNTAFVISPDGEIVHTHRKVTPLLPVERSVSPHDVWDDWTETHGDDLDDIFPVVDTDIGRIGISLAIEGAYPEYVRGLAMNGAEVICRIACPEPLVANDSWEIQNRARALDNTCYVVAPNLGTYYVSPDAETPVDTFGGGSMVVDHRGQILAEHDYGAGSSYCAAPIDVEGLREHRTQSPLTNWIKDLRTELIQPIYDREIYPKNLWLDRQPVDHETYAEEVTERQIEKMVEEDIFVPPYDER; from the coding sequence ATGTCGAAGATTCCCACCTACAACGCGGTCGGTCTCTCCCCCACGGTGTGGGGCGCCGAAGAGCGCAGCGACATCGAGAAGAATCTCGACCACATCCACGAAGCCCTCTCGGCGGCCACCTGGCTCAGCGGCCTCGAGCTTCCGGTCAAACTCGCTGTCCTCCCCGAGGGTGCTCTCCAAGGCTTCACCGACGAGGTGCGCGACATGGACCACGCCACCTATCGGGAGGAGATTGCCATCGACATTCCCGGTCCCGAGACCGACACGCTCGCGGAGTACGCCAAGGAGTTCGAGGTGTATCTCGTCGCCTCCGCGAAGGAGAAGGCACCCGAGTACGACGAGAAGTTCTACAACACCGCCTTCGTCATCAGCCCCGACGGCGAAATCGTCCACACCCACCGGAAGGTCACGCCCCTCCTTCCGGTCGAGCGCTCGGTGTCGCCCCACGACGTGTGGGACGACTGGACCGAGACTCACGGCGACGACCTCGACGACATCTTCCCCGTCGTCGACACCGACATCGGGCGCATCGGCATCTCGCTTGCCATCGAGGGGGCCTATCCCGAGTACGTCCGCGGCCTCGCGATGAACGGCGCGGAGGTCATCTGTCGCATCGCTTGCCCCGAACCCCTCGTCGCCAACGACAGCTGGGAGATTCAGAACCGGGCGCGCGCCCTCGACAACACCTGTTACGTCGTCGCGCCGAACCTCGGCACCTACTACGTCTCGCCCGACGCCGAGACGCCCGTCGACACCTTCGGCGGCGGGTCGATGGTCGTCGACCACCGCGGGCAGATTCTCGCCGAACACGACTACGGCGCCGGCTCCTCCTACTGTGCGGCCCCCATCGACGTGGAGGGCCTCCGCGAGCATCGCACGCAGTCGCCGCTCACGAACTGGATCAAAGACCTCCGGACCGAACTCATCCAGCCCATCTACGACCGCGAAATCTACCCCAAAAACCTCTGGCTCGACCGTCAGCCAGTCGACCACGAGACCTACGCCGAGGAAGTGACGGAGCGCCAGATAGAGAAGATGGTCGAGGAGGATATCTTCGTCCCGCCGTACGACGAGCGCTAA
- a CDS encoding uroporphyrinogen-III synthase, translated as MSERVAVFRPDDERIEDARRLLTDLGVDPIADPMLAVEATGATPRDAEYVVFTSKTGAELVADAGWGPGDATVVAIGPRTAEALEAAGYAVDLLPEEYSSTGLVELLADRVAGATVEVARSDHGSDVLLDGLRDAGADVHETVLYRLVRPDGSGKSATLAAEGDLDGACFTSSLTVEHFLDAAAERGVRDAAIRGLNDAVVGVIGEPTRETATDLGIDVDVVPAEATFEALARETVERLRER; from the coding sequence GTGAGCGAACGCGTCGCCGTCTTCCGCCCGGACGACGAGCGAATCGAGGACGCGCGGCGCCTCCTCACGGACCTCGGCGTCGACCCCATCGCCGACCCGATGCTCGCAGTCGAAGCCACGGGCGCGACGCCCCGAGACGCCGAGTACGTGGTCTTCACGAGCAAGACGGGCGCCGAACTCGTCGCCGACGCCGGGTGGGGCCCCGGCGACGCGACGGTGGTTGCCATCGGCCCGCGAACCGCCGAAGCGCTCGAAGCGGCGGGCTACGCGGTCGACCTGCTTCCCGAGGAGTACTCCTCGACGGGGCTGGTCGAGTTGCTCGCCGACCGCGTCGCGGGCGCGACGGTCGAGGTGGCGCGGAGCGACCACGGCAGCGACGTGTTGCTCGACGGCCTCCGCGACGCCGGCGCGGACGTGCACGAGACGGTGCTCTACCGGCTGGTCAGACCCGACGGGTCGGGCAAGTCGGCGACGCTCGCCGCCGAGGGTGACCTCGACGGGGCCTGTTTCACCTCGTCGCTGACGGTCGAACACTTCCTCGACGCCGCGGCGGAGCGCGGAGTTCGCGACGCGGCGATTCGCGGCCTGAACGACGCCGTCGTCGGCGTCATCGGTGAGCCGACACGGGAGACGGCGACGGACCTCGGCATCGACGTCGACGTGGTGCCCGCGGAGGCGACGTTCGAGGCGTTGGCGCGCGAGACAGTCGAGCGCCTGCGCGAGCGGTAG